The following proteins are co-located in the Candidatus Accumulibacter cognatus genome:
- the gstA gene encoding glutathione transferase GstA has protein sequence MTKQIVVCMDGTWNDPIEQTNVYRLFEMLPGKEQFVEEQGPIRSHLSKRNEELAAFYLKSVGNGGRTQSLLGSTQGIGLHDCMIDAYVLVSQVYQSGDKIWLFGFSRGAWAARSLGAFIARTGLIWAADAFDDNAADMAENIWLAYKEGRGMKRGGRFWKHHDKMPIRMIGVWDTVGEFGVPQFNGLRMFDRDELRFMKFADRELSRQVEYGRQALAVDEERADFPPTLWNEREGIKQVWFAGVHADIGGGYEHHGLSDIALEWMINEVNDLDAGLRLLPAQLSEPLAPNALDDRHDETHNLVWRSRPHDERKIPDDAELHPSVLLRLQERADYRPKALEDVSASNTFYRTDEAPPEEQLQPEREPLPFRKLPIDGSIRFPAYAHKWWNASGVEVDVGEKYRIEASGAWIDKGTPAGADGYESTTWFMDLAKGSRRLEERPWFSLIAAIHPRPDLEANNPDSENVLTGLVESTINGVARIDDESNLMATPNACEIEISEAGFLYFFANDSPFSYGNNSGFLTVEVTRLPWSPEEDQKPLATPQSLPGSLDVKLYYAPGTCSLAAHIALRECGLDFELVRVDIRQHQLADGSDFNAINPKGYVPVLEIGDDVRLTEVPAIVQYIADRIPESGLAPRPYTLERYQLQEWLAFISAELHKTFTPLFKPDTPEDDRLRLQEIIASRLGYVEARLAGRNYLLGNQFTVADAYLFTVLTWCNRIGLDIACWPTLLTFQERVRHRPNVREALEAEDH, from the coding sequence ATGACCAAACAGATAGTTGTTTGCATGGATGGCACCTGGAACGACCCGATCGAACAAACCAATGTGTATCGCCTGTTCGAGATGCTGCCCGGCAAGGAACAGTTTGTCGAGGAACAAGGACCGATCCGTTCCCATCTCAGCAAGCGCAATGAGGAACTTGCCGCCTTTTATCTGAAAAGTGTCGGCAACGGCGGGCGCACGCAGAGCCTGCTGGGCAGCACGCAGGGAATCGGCCTACACGATTGCATGATCGACGCCTATGTCCTGGTCTCGCAGGTGTACCAGAGCGGCGACAAGATCTGGCTGTTTGGCTTCTCGCGTGGCGCCTGGGCAGCCCGCAGCCTGGGCGCCTTCATCGCCCGCACCGGCCTGATCTGGGCAGCCGATGCCTTCGACGACAACGCCGCCGACATGGCCGAAAACATCTGGCTGGCCTACAAGGAAGGCCGTGGCATGAAACGCGGTGGACGTTTCTGGAAACACCACGACAAGATGCCGATCCGGATGATCGGTGTCTGGGACACTGTTGGCGAATTCGGCGTACCACAGTTCAACGGCCTGCGCATGTTCGACCGCGACGAACTGCGTTTCATGAAGTTCGCCGACCGCGAACTGAGCAGGCAGGTCGAGTACGGTCGCCAGGCCTTGGCGGTGGACGAAGAACGGGCCGACTTCCCGCCGACTCTGTGGAACGAGCGCGAGGGAATCAAGCAGGTCTGGTTCGCCGGTGTGCATGCGGACATCGGTGGCGGCTATGAACACCACGGCCTATCGGACATCGCGCTCGAATGGATGATCAACGAGGTCAACGACCTCGACGCCGGCCTACGGCTGTTGCCTGCGCAACTCAGCGAGCCGCTGGCGCCGAACGCCCTGGATGACCGGCACGACGAGACGCACAACCTGGTCTGGCGGTCACGCCCACATGACGAGCGCAAGATTCCTGACGATGCCGAACTGCACCCCAGCGTGCTGTTGCGGTTGCAGGAGCGCGCCGACTATCGCCCCAAGGCACTGGAGGACGTTTCTGCCAGCAATACCTTCTACCGGACGGACGAGGCGCCTCCCGAGGAACAGTTGCAGCCGGAACGCGAACCCCTCCCCTTCCGCAAACTGCCGATTGACGGCTCGATACGCTTTCCGGCCTACGCGCATAAATGGTGGAATGCCTCGGGGGTCGAAGTCGATGTCGGCGAGAAATACCGCATTGAAGCCAGCGGAGCGTGGATCGACAAAGGGACGCCCGCAGGTGCCGACGGCTACGAATCCACCACCTGGTTCATGGATCTTGCGAAGGGCAGCCGCCGCCTGGAAGAACGCCCGTGGTTCTCGCTGATTGCCGCCATCCATCCACGACCCGATCTGGAAGCGAACAACCCTGACTCGGAAAACGTGCTCACCGGGCTGGTCGAAAGCACCATCAACGGCGTCGCGCGCATCGACGACGAGAGCAACCTGATGGCCACCCCGAATGCTTGCGAAATCGAGATCAGCGAAGCGGGTTTCCTGTACTTCTTCGCCAACGACTCCCCGTTTTCCTATGGCAACAACAGCGGCTTCCTCACCGTCGAAGTCACCCGCCTCCCCTGGTCCCCTGAAGAAGACCAGAAACCCCTGGCGACGCCACAGTCGCTCCCCGGCAGTCTGGACGTCAAGCTGTACTATGCTCCCGGCACCTGCTCGCTAGCCGCGCACATCGCTTTGCGTGAATGCGGCCTCGACTTCGAACTGGTGCGCGTCGATATCCGCCAGCACCAGTTGGCCGACGGCAGCGACTTCAACGCCATCAACCCCAAGGGCTACGTGCCGGTGCTCGAAATCGGCGATGACGTCCGTCTCACCGAAGTTCCGGCCATCGTTCAGTACATTGCCGACCGCATTCCGGAGAGCGGACTGGCGCCACGTCCTTACACTCTCGAACGTTACCAGTTGCAGGAATGGCTGGCCTTCATCAGTGCCGAGCTGCACAAGACTTTCACGCCACTGTTCAAGCCGGATACCCCGGAGGATGACAGGCTCCGCCTCCAGGAAATCATCGCCAGCCGTCTGGGCTACGTCGAGGCCCGCCTTGCGGGCAGGAATTATCTCCTGGGCAACCAATTCACCGTCGCTGACGCCTACCTGTTCACCGTCCTTACCTGGTGCAATCGAATCGGCCTGGACATCGCGTGCTGGCCGACGCTGCTGACTTTCCAGGAACGCGTCCGGCACCGACCAAACGTCCGCGAGGCCCTGGAGGCGGAAGACCACTGA
- the ttcA gene encoding tRNA 2-thiocytidine(32) synthetase TtcA: MEPSNNLLRLRKRLESKAGKAIADYHMIEDGDTVLVCISGGKDSYTLLSLLMALRERAPVSFRLIAMNLDQKQPGFPADVLPRYLANIGVEYRIVERDTYSVVKSKIPEGKTTCSLCSRLRRGIIYRTAKEIGANKIALGHHRDDIVHTLFLNLFFAGQLKAMPPKLVTDDGAHVVIRPLAYCGETDIARFARAMDYPIIPCNLCGSQDNLQRQKIREMMADWDRRYPGRTESVFSALQKIVPSHLADQTLFDFKDLRPGAALTSMAGGDSVFDPQPLGDDCSLLQPIPLQVWR; encoded by the coding sequence TTGGAACCGTCGAATAACCTGCTGCGCCTGAGAAAGCGCCTTGAGAGCAAGGCCGGCAAGGCGATTGCCGATTACCACATGATCGAGGATGGCGATACGGTTCTGGTCTGCATTTCCGGCGGCAAGGACTCGTACACGCTGCTGTCGCTTCTGATGGCCTTGCGCGAACGTGCGCCGGTCAGTTTTCGCTTGATTGCCATGAACCTCGACCAGAAACAGCCGGGGTTTCCGGCTGACGTGCTGCCGCGCTATCTGGCGAATATTGGTGTCGAGTACCGGATCGTCGAGCGGGATACCTATTCGGTGGTCAAGAGCAAGATTCCGGAGGGCAAGACGACCTGTTCGCTGTGTTCTCGACTGCGCCGTGGCATCATTTATCGTACAGCCAAGGAAATCGGCGCCAACAAGATTGCTCTTGGTCACCATCGCGATGACATCGTGCACACGCTTTTTCTCAATCTTTTCTTTGCCGGGCAGCTCAAGGCCATGCCGCCCAAGTTGGTCACCGACGACGGCGCGCATGTGGTGATCCGGCCGCTGGCCTACTGCGGCGAAACGGACATCGCTCGTTTTGCGCGCGCTATGGACTACCCGATCATTCCCTGTAATCTCTGCGGCTCGCAGGACAATCTGCAACGCCAGAAGATTCGCGAAATGATGGCTGATTGGGACCGGCGCTACCCCGGACGCACTGAGTCGGTATTTTCTGCGCTCCAGAAGATTGTTCCCTCACATCTGGCCGACCAGACCTTGTTCGATTTCAAGGATCTGCGTCCTGGGGCAGCGCTGACAAGCATGGCGGGCGGTGATTCGGTATTCGACCCGCAGCCTCTTGGCGATGACTGCTCATTGCTGCAGCCAATTCCGCTACAGGTATGGCGATGA
- a CDS encoding adenylate/guanylate cyclase domain-containing protein, translated as MSSKERMLSVVFVVVAGSQRLFEKLGGTEALHAVDRCMKRMQRGIDGFHGQIMKAGRDDLAAIFANANDACQAAIAMQRRVADLPPVSGVQLAIKVGFHQGAAIEEMGEFLGECVNTAESLAGLASAGQVLTNSATWALLSPHLQSSTRLLKNLSIAGQPAERQVFEVLWREHASNAAKVIVDHPQAPVKEQELRLCIRYRLSVKVLDKHRPHLLMGRDLSCDIAIHDRRASRNHALIERRGEHFVIKDTSTNGTFVTINGEPELLLKHDELVLHGSGVIAFASPMGSPGADIAEFEHL; from the coding sequence ATGAGCAGCAAGGAAAGAATGCTATCGGTCGTGTTTGTTGTGGTTGCCGGGAGCCAAAGACTATTCGAGAAACTCGGGGGTACCGAAGCCCTGCACGCCGTTGACCGTTGCATGAAACGCATGCAACGGGGCATCGACGGCTTTCACGGCCAGATCATGAAGGCCGGTCGGGACGATCTCGCCGCCATCTTCGCCAACGCCAACGATGCCTGCCAGGCGGCCATTGCCATGCAGCGGCGGGTTGCCGACCTGCCACCCGTTTCCGGAGTTCAGCTGGCGATCAAGGTAGGTTTTCATCAAGGTGCAGCAATCGAGGAAATGGGTGAATTCCTCGGCGAGTGCGTGAACACTGCCGAATCACTGGCGGGGCTGGCCAGCGCCGGGCAGGTGTTGACCAACAGCGCAACATGGGCGCTGTTGTCGCCGCATCTGCAATCATCGACTCGCCTCCTGAAGAACCTGTCGATTGCCGGGCAGCCTGCGGAACGGCAGGTCTTCGAAGTACTCTGGCGAGAGCATGCGAGCAATGCTGCCAAAGTGATCGTCGATCATCCGCAGGCCCCCGTCAAGGAGCAGGAGTTGCGGCTCTGCATACGTTATCGCCTCTCTGTGAAAGTGCTCGACAAGCACCGGCCCCACTTGCTGATGGGCCGTGATCTGAGTTGCGATATTGCGATTCACGATCGTCGTGCTTCGCGTAACCACGCGTTGATCGAGCGGCGAGGCGAGCATTTCGTAATCAAGGATACCAGTACCAACGGCACTTTTGTGACCATCAACGGTGAGCCGGAACTGTTACTGAAACACGATGAGTTGGTGTTGCACGGCAGTGGCGTCATCGCTTTTGCCTCCCCAAT
- a CDS encoding DUF1993 domain-containing protein: MAISLYDTSVRSYLQTLAAVSGFLDRGLAYCREKNLDPEEIVETRLYPDMLPFRFQVQSVVHHSLGAIEGIKNGVFRPPADLPAHDYPALQALIVDAGDALKNLTPAAINAYEGGTVIFEFRNNSLPFTTEEFLLSFSLPNFHFHATTAYDILRSKGVPLGKRDYLGTLRLKTR, translated from the coding sequence ATGGCGATTTCGCTCTATGACACAAGTGTAAGGAGCTACCTGCAAACGCTGGCAGCGGTCAGCGGCTTTCTGGACCGAGGTCTTGCCTATTGCCGGGAGAAGAATCTCGACCCGGAGGAGATTGTCGAGACTCGCCTTTACCCGGACATGCTGCCGTTTCGCTTCCAGGTTCAGTCTGTTGTTCATCATTCCCTGGGTGCGATAGAGGGCATCAAGAACGGCGTCTTTCGGCCGCCAGCCGACCTCCCGGCACATGACTACCCGGCTCTGCAAGCACTGATCGTCGACGCAGGCGACGCGCTCAAGAACCTGACACCCGCGGCGATCAATGCCTATGAAGGTGGTACGGTCATCTTCGAGTTCCGTAATAACAGCTTGCCATTCACGACCGAAGAGTTCCTGCTGTCATTTTCTCTGCCGAATTTCCATTTCCACGCCACGACCGCTTACGACATCCTGCGTTCAAAGGGTGTCCCTTTGGGCAAGCGTGACTATCTGGGGACACTGCGTCTGAAAACCCGCTAG
- a CDS encoding SAM-dependent methyltransferase, translating into MAASLPVPTAEALACSRELSRDITARIEAAGGWIGFDHFMNLALYSPGRGYYAGGAYKFGAGGDFLTAPEISATFAQTLAVQVAQLLDLTSPHIVEVGAGSGQFAADLLLELARRGQLPKRYEILEVSGELRARQRNTIGQRAPHHLHCVRWLDYLPEHVDGLVLANEVLDAMPVHLVTWATEAIAERGVAVKDGQFIWRDRRAGGRLLEHAQALAEECAIAPGYLSEIALLAPAWVAQWATILGRGALLLIDYGFPRREYYHPQRDAGTLMCHYRHHSHGEPFYLPGLQDITAHIDFTAIVEAGCEAGLDLLGYTTQSSFLFNCGLTEILARTPASDPMRYLPLANAAQKLVSPAEMGELFKVLALGKGISEPLLGFVNSDRSASL; encoded by the coding sequence ATGGCAGCCTCGCTGCCCGTCCCTACGGCCGAGGCGCTGGCCTGCAGCAGGGAGCTCAGCCGCGACATTACGGCGCGAATCGAAGCCGCGGGGGGCTGGATCGGCTTTGATCACTTCATGAACCTCGCGCTCTACTCGCCGGGCCGGGGCTATTATGCCGGAGGCGCGTACAAGTTTGGCGCCGGCGGAGATTTCCTGACCGCGCCCGAAATCAGCGCAACCTTCGCTCAGACCCTGGCCGTGCAGGTCGCGCAACTGCTCGACCTGACTTCTCCGCACATCGTCGAGGTCGGCGCCGGCAGCGGGCAGTTCGCCGCCGACCTGTTGCTCGAACTTGCGCGGCGCGGCCAGCTCCCCAAGCGCTACGAGATCCTCGAAGTGTCTGGTGAATTGCGCGCCCGCCAGCGCAATACGATTGGTCAGCGTGCGCCGCATCACCTGCACTGCGTACGCTGGCTTGACTATCTGCCCGAGCATGTCGATGGTCTGGTGCTGGCCAACGAAGTGCTCGATGCAATGCCGGTCCATCTCGTGACCTGGGCCACAGAGGCCATTGCCGAGCGCGGTGTCGCGGTCAAAGATGGACAGTTCATCTGGCGCGATCGCCGAGCCGGTGGTCGGCTGCTCGAACATGCACAGGCGCTGGCCGAGGAATGTGCGATAGCCCCCGGCTATCTGAGTGAAATCGCATTGCTGGCGCCAGCCTGGGTGGCGCAATGGGCAACGATCCTGGGACGCGGTGCGCTGCTCCTGATCGACTATGGCTTCCCTCGGCGCGAGTACTACCACCCGCAACGCGATGCCGGCACGCTGATGTGTCACTACCGCCACCACTCACATGGTGAGCCCTTCTACCTGCCGGGCTTGCAGGACATTACCGCGCATATCGACTTTACCGCCATCGTCGAAGCCGGCTGCGAAGCCGGACTGGATTTGCTGGGCTATACCACGCAGTCGAGCTTTCTCTTCAACTGCGGCCTGACCGAAATCCTGGCAAGAACACCGGCGAGCGACCCGATGCGCTACCTGCCGCTCGCCAACGCAGCGCAGAAACTGGTCTCCCCAGCAGAAATGGGAGAGCTTTTCAAGGTGCTCGCTCTCGGCAAAGGCATCAGCGAACCCCTGCTGGGCTTCGTCAACAGCGACCGCAGCGCTTCCCTCTAG
- a CDS encoding TerD family protein: MAINLKKGQGINLTKAAPKLRVVRVGIGWDITRVLGQCDLDVCAFVLKTVGDAPVCLSDGHFVFFNNLQSPEGFVTHTGDNRTGVGEGDDETLKIDLAVAPEDAVEVSFIVTMHEALTRRQHFGMVQNAYLKVYNDETGEVLAEYDLDEEFAGQTAVQIGSLFRVGNEWQFQAVGAGYQRDLLDFVRGYGLEA, from the coding sequence ATGGCCATCAATCTGAAGAAGGGGCAGGGGATCAACCTGACCAAAGCCGCGCCGAAGCTGCGCGTCGTCCGGGTCGGAATCGGCTGGGACATCACACGGGTTCTCGGGCAGTGTGACCTCGACGTCTGCGCCTTCGTCCTCAAGACGGTCGGCGATGCACCGGTCTGTCTGTCCGATGGGCACTTCGTCTTTTTCAACAATCTGCAAAGCCCCGAGGGATTCGTCACGCATACCGGCGACAACCGTACCGGGGTTGGCGAAGGTGATGACGAAACGCTGAAGATTGACCTCGCCGTCGCTCCTGAGGATGCGGTTGAGGTTTCTTTCATCGTCACGATGCACGAGGCGCTCACTCGTCGGCAGCACTTCGGGATGGTTCAGAACGCCTATCTGAAGGTCTACAACGACGAGACTGGCGAAGTTCTCGCCGAATACGATCTCGACGAGGAGTTCGCCGGGCAGACCGCCGTCCAGATCGGTTCGTTGTTCAGGGTCGGCAATGAGTGGCAGTTCCAGGCGGTTGGCGCAGGCTATCAGCGTGACCTGCTCGACTTCGTGCGGGGTTATGGTCTCGAAGCCTGA
- a CDS encoding toxic anion resistance protein: MKPLFADASPANKPSPLASPTAEFLPATEPLPVNPPVPVPARAVMPLAANLSAPSARVTVSESDLAALGDKSTRRVAAISEQLLGMVRGTGADQFGISLSQLVATAQQLDPKLLFDKSLLGKLKGFFISAKEQVRSQFQSVSGQLDALVGELERSARTYEQRIRELDDMYVANGEEYKALGESVIQGQELLAALHEELTGTPETSDPMQAQAIADRRQLAVRLEKRIDDLKRAQMIAMQTAPEIRLLQNNSRMLIAKFQDIVAVTIPAWKKQFSLHILLQEQAKSAELVTAVDDATNAALRRNADLLRQNTTEIARANQRALVEMETLEHVQKQLLGAFEDVQKINEEAAAARAQTDAKLGALREELITRFQKTR, translated from the coding sequence ATGAAACCACTGTTTGCCGATGCTTCCCCCGCCAACAAGCCCTCCCCGCTGGCCAGTCCGACGGCCGAATTTCTGCCGGCTACGGAACCCTTGCCGGTCAATCCTCCGGTGCCAGTACCAGCGCGTGCGGTGATGCCGCTGGCGGCAAACCTGAGTGCGCCGTCAGCCAGGGTGACCGTCAGCGAGTCCGACCTTGCGGCGCTCGGCGACAAATCCACCCGGCGGGTGGCGGCGATTTCCGAGCAACTGCTCGGCATGGTGCGCGGGACTGGCGCCGACCAGTTCGGCATCTCTCTGAGCCAGCTCGTTGCGACGGCTCAGCAGCTCGATCCCAAGCTCCTCTTCGACAAGTCGCTGCTCGGCAAGCTCAAGGGGTTCTTCATTTCGGCCAAGGAACAGGTCAGGTCGCAGTTCCAGTCGGTATCCGGCCAGCTTGACGCACTCGTCGGCGAACTCGAACGCTCGGCACGCACCTACGAACAGCGGATTCGCGAACTGGATGACATGTATGTTGCCAACGGGGAAGAGTACAAGGCGCTCGGCGAGTCCGTCATCCAGGGCCAGGAGCTGCTGGCCGCGCTGCACGAGGAACTGACGGGCACGCCCGAAACAAGCGACCCGATGCAGGCGCAGGCCATCGCCGATCGCCGTCAGCTTGCTGTGCGGCTCGAAAAGCGGATCGACGATCTGAAGCGCGCGCAGATGATCGCCATGCAGACTGCTCCGGAGATCAGGCTGTTGCAGAACAATTCGCGGATGCTGATCGCGAAGTTCCAGGATATCGTTGCGGTGACGATTCCCGCCTGGAAGAAGCAGTTCTCGCTGCACATTCTGCTGCAGGAGCAGGCGAAGTCGGCCGAACTGGTGACAGCGGTCGACGACGCGACCAACGCAGCCTTGCGCCGCAATGCCGACCTGCTGCGCCAGAATACCACCGAGATTGCACGTGCCAATCAGCGGGCACTGGTCGAGATGGAGACCCTCGAACATGTGCAGAAACAGTTGCTCGGCGCTTTCGAGGACGTTCAGAAGATCAACGAGGAGGCCGCGGCGGCAAGGGCGCAGACCGACGCCAAGCTCGGTGCCTTGCGCGAAGAACTGATTACCCGCTTCCAGAAAACCCGCTAG
- a CDS encoding pteridine reductase codes for MSGKTILVTGAARRVGRAIAREMHATGANIMVHYRQASAAAEALIAELNALRPFSAACLQADLQDLEVLPWLVSCTVDRFGRLDALVNNASSFFPTPFGSIDQAAWDDLVGSNLKAPLFLTQAAAPHLLAARGAVVNITDIHAERPLAGYPLYCAAKAGLLGLTRALAIELGPRVRVNAVAPGPILWPEEGFFDSTTRAAIVAHTFLERAGCPQDIARAVHYLLEDATYVTGQVINVDGGRSAHL; via the coding sequence ATGAGCGGAAAAACGATCTTGGTAACCGGCGCCGCCAGGCGGGTGGGCCGCGCCATCGCGCGCGAAATGCACGCGACCGGAGCCAATATCATGGTGCACTACCGCCAGGCTTCGGCAGCGGCCGAGGCGCTGATTGCCGAACTGAATGCCCTCAGACCCTTCTCAGCCGCGTGTCTGCAGGCCGATCTGCAGGATCTCGAGGTCTTGCCATGGCTGGTGTCCTGCACCGTGGATCGTTTCGGTCGTCTCGATGCCCTGGTGAACAACGCCTCAAGCTTCTTTCCGACACCCTTCGGCAGTATTGACCAGGCGGCCTGGGATGACCTGGTGGGCAGCAATCTCAAGGCCCCCCTGTTTCTGACCCAGGCTGCCGCGCCACATCTGCTGGCTGCGCGCGGCGCCGTCGTCAACATCACCGACATCCATGCCGAAAGACCACTTGCCGGCTATCCCCTGTATTGCGCAGCGAAAGCGGGTCTGCTGGGGCTGACGCGTGCCCTGGCCATTGAGCTGGGGCCGCGGGTACGAGTGAATGCCGTTGCTCCGGGGCCGATCCTGTGGCCTGAGGAGGGCTTTTTTGACAGCACCACGCGTGCAGCAATCGTGGCACATACCTTCCTGGAGCGTGCCGGCTGTCCGCAGGACATCGCCCGAGCGGTACACTATCTGCTTGAAGATGCGACCTACGTGACCGGCCAGGTGATCAATGTGGATGGCGGTCGCAGCGCGCATCTGTAA
- a CDS encoding VWA domain-containing protein, whose protein sequence is MSLIDLKKKTRIVLEKRALPQPPRCRVGLCIDISGSMHNEYQDGLVQATVDRLLAIAGTFDDNGEMEVWTFNQKYSTPPVAKAADFGNYVKKAILDNPNVNKWGGTNYAPVMNAVLDTYFRGERVVTSSGFLGMFKKTEQRAPRETHIPALCLFITDGDNSDEAEAEKILREARQYQIYWQLVGIGTDTDFRFIKKMADDLPNAGFCHFPNLKISDEAIYEALLTTELCDWLRKL, encoded by the coding sequence ATGTCACTGATCGACCTCAAGAAGAAGACCCGAATCGTCCTCGAGAAGCGTGCGCTACCACAGCCGCCACGCTGCCGGGTGGGGCTTTGCATCGATATTTCCGGTTCGATGCACAACGAGTACCAGGATGGTCTCGTTCAGGCAACGGTTGACCGCCTGCTCGCCATCGCCGGCACCTTCGATGACAACGGCGAGATGGAGGTATGGACCTTCAACCAGAAATACTCGACGCCGCCGGTCGCGAAAGCCGCCGATTTCGGCAACTACGTCAAGAAGGCGATCCTCGACAACCCGAACGTGAACAAGTGGGGAGGGACCAACTACGCGCCGGTGATGAACGCGGTCCTCGACACCTACTTTCGCGGCGAACGCGTCGTCACTTCGAGCGGTTTTCTCGGCATGTTCAAGAAAACCGAGCAGCGCGCGCCCAGGGAGACGCATATCCCGGCGCTATGTTTGTTCATCACCGACGGCGACAACAGCGATGAAGCCGAGGCCGAGAAGATCCTGCGCGAGGCACGTCAGTACCAGATTTACTGGCAACTGGTCGGCATCGGCACCGACACCGATTTCCGTTTCATCAAGAAAATGGCCGACGACCTGCCCAATGCCGGCTTCTGCCATTTCCCAAACCTCAAGATCAGCGACGAGGCCATCTACGAGGCGTTGCTGACCACCGAACTGTGCGACTGGCTGCGCAAGCTCTGA
- a CDS encoding Crp/Fnr family transcriptional regulator: MQFAKIQGKRWLLRFDRGQRIHVRDTKGTAWRIVSGSVRLDREEPNGEHSFANLAIRGDVIGAETLLFGKYGFTATALTACVLESWPEGHDSPVSDSLLRTLAKAERRAAEVIALRCGQAADRVRRLVMILAHSAVEQPTHAAAELQVTLPSRQDMADITALTLETVSRMVSQLRHAGVLAPLHHGRRLSQSNFAVRQTLGDTP, encoded by the coding sequence ATGCAGTTCGCCAAGATCCAGGGAAAGCGTTGGTTGCTCCGTTTCGACCGTGGCCAGCGTATCCATGTCCGTGATACCAAGGGTACTGCCTGGCGCATCGTCAGCGGTTCGGTTCGTCTGGACCGCGAGGAACCCAACGGTGAACATAGCTTTGCCAACCTCGCCATCAGAGGTGACGTGATCGGTGCCGAGACACTGCTGTTCGGAAAATACGGCTTTACGGCAACGGCGCTCACCGCCTGCGTTCTCGAATCATGGCCGGAAGGCCATGATTCTCCTGTCAGCGATTCGTTACTGCGTACGCTGGCCAAAGCCGAGCGACGCGCCGCCGAGGTCATCGCCCTGCGCTGTGGTCAGGCCGCTGACCGTGTCCGTCGCCTGGTCATGATCCTCGCACATTCGGCTGTGGAACAACCGACCCACGCGGCAGCCGAATTGCAGGTGACCCTGCCGTCACGGCAGGATATGGCCGACATCACCGCGCTGACCCTGGAAACGGTATCGCGCATGGTCAGCCAGTTGCGCCATGCCGGGGTTCTTGCTCCGCTACACCATGGCCGGCGGCTCTCACAGAGCAACTTTGCTGTACGGCAAACGCTCGGCGATACACCCTGA